One Agrobacterium vaccinii DNA window includes the following coding sequences:
- a CDS encoding efflux RND transporter periplasmic adaptor subunit, producing MKRRFHPLLTSLLMAGVLAGCSDSGENKQAPAQASQRPPSPVSVVSLKKSEYPLTTVLPGRASAFQTADIRPRVGGVIKQIAFKEGSFVKSGDLLYKIDDDTYQASFAEAQAALERAEVSVPAAETNLQRYERLANSGASQKEFEDARTTLLQAKASVAEARATLQTAQINLSLTEVRAPFDGVTSATNFSIGNVVTASQADSLMTLRKINPIYIQLNESSVNLLRLQAAIKTGKLERSDNSETTDIRLKLEDGSEYPGVGKLDMSEMAVSTTTGTVSIRTLFDNPDNIILPGMYVRATITIGKEIGYLIPQRAAGRNASGELTAKFATAENKVETRTFPTSQLSGNNWLVTENVSDGDKLIVDGFQGIANNAVVNPIPAEIDDKGFIIEKQSAQPAPAPKS from the coding sequence ATGAAAAGACGCTTCCACCCGCTCCTCACATCCTTGCTCATGGCGGGCGTCCTGGCCGGATGCAGCGACAGCGGTGAAAACAAGCAGGCGCCAGCCCAGGCCAGCCAGCGTCCCCCGTCTCCCGTCAGCGTCGTTTCCCTGAAGAAAAGTGAATATCCGCTGACAACCGTTTTGCCTGGCCGTGCAAGCGCGTTCCAGACGGCTGATATTCGTCCCCGCGTCGGAGGCGTGATCAAGCAGATCGCCTTCAAGGAAGGCAGCTTCGTGAAATCAGGCGATCTGTTGTACAAGATCGATGACGACACCTATCAGGCATCGTTTGCAGAAGCGCAGGCCGCCCTGGAACGAGCAGAGGTCAGCGTGCCCGCTGCGGAAACCAACCTTCAGCGCTATGAGCGTCTGGCCAATTCCGGCGCCTCGCAAAAAGAATTCGAAGACGCGCGCACGACACTGCTGCAGGCGAAGGCCTCCGTGGCCGAGGCCCGCGCAACCTTGCAGACGGCCCAGATCAATCTGTCCCTCACCGAAGTGCGTGCGCCCTTCGATGGCGTGACATCCGCCACCAACTTCTCGATCGGAAACGTGGTCACGGCCAGCCAGGCCGACTCGTTGATGACGCTGCGCAAGATCAATCCGATCTACATTCAGCTCAACGAATCGAGCGTCAACCTTCTTCGTTTGCAGGCTGCGATCAAAACCGGAAAACTGGAGCGGAGTGACAATAGCGAAACGACGGATATTCGGCTGAAGCTGGAAGACGGCTCGGAATACCCTGGTGTCGGTAAGCTCGACATGTCCGAAATGGCCGTCAGCACCACGACTGGCACCGTTTCGATCCGCACCCTCTTCGATAATCCTGACAACATCATCCTTCCGGGCATGTATGTTCGCGCAACCATCACGATCGGCAAGGAGATCGGTTACCTCATTCCGCAACGCGCAGCAGGGCGTAACGCCAGTGGCGAACTGACCGCGAAATTCGCGACGGCGGAAAACAAGGTGGAAACCAGAACATTTCCGACCAGCCAGCTCTCCGGCAACAACTGGCTCGTGACCGAGAATGTGTCTGATGGCGACAAGCTGATCGTCGATGGATTTCAAGGCATTGCCAACAACGCTGTGGTCAATCCTATCCCAGCCGAGATCGACGACAAGGGATTCATAATAGAAAAGCAGAGCGCCCAGCCCGCTCCGGCGCCGAAATCATGA
- a CDS encoding efflux RND transporter permease subunit codes for MAHFFIRRPIFAWVIAIVIMLGGGLAITTLSISQYPEIAPPTVRISASYTGASADTVRKTVTQIIEDAMTGLDGLTYMTSSSTTGSASVTLTFDNSVNSDIAQVQVQNKLQLVTSQLPSVVQDLGISVTKSTSSILLVGALVSTDGKRSSADLGDIFSTQIEDQVKRLEGVGDINAFGSAYAMRIWLDPFKLRKFQLTPADVTSAIQSQNTQVSVGSVGGLPAVEGQQINVTMTAQSQLTTVPDFERILLKADTTGANVRLSDVARVEIGQETYSSTSRSNRQPASGFAVNLATGANALDTAALVKSKLDQLAPALPQNVKIIYPYDTTPFVSLSIEKVVHTLIEAIVLVFVVLLVFLQNLRATFIPMIAVPVVLLGTFGILALTGYSINTLTMFAMVLAIGLLVDDAIVVVENVERIMSEEGLGPLEATEKSMGEITGAIIGIALVLTAVFIPMAFFGGSTGIIYRQFSITIVSAMLLSALVAIVLTPALCATMLKPINHDKKGRGPGAWFNRGFDRTTNGYVGSVGYLLKRPLRVLIMFAIVMGGCAWFFTRLPTSFLPQEDQGVLMTIVQLPNGSTSPQTAKIIEKVENYYLDDEKDVIESVFAVNGFSFTGSGQSYAMVFAKLKDFDLRTDPKMAASAIVQRAMGKFMTFREAQVFPILPPAIQGMGNSSGFSMYLVDSGNQGSDALVAASKQVIQTANSSGKVAAMRANDRDQESQVKLDLDQEKLGAMGLNISEVNSMLTTIFAGSRVNDFTLNNKIKKVYVQADAPYRMQAEDLKYWNARNAGSEMVPFTSFATAKWVNGLPSVSAFNAANAFSMEGAAPPGVSSGDAMNEVEKIVSQMEGGYSVAWTGISYQERLSGSQAPLLYALSVLIVFLCLSALYESWSIPFSVIMAVPVGVLGALFAADIFGQSNDVYFKVGLLTTIGLAAKNAILIVEFAKERQEHGLSLLDATLEAAKLRLRPIIMTSLAFILGVVPLAIASGAGSAAQNAIGIGVLGGMLSATLLGIFFIPSFFVMIRRLSKR; via the coding sequence ATGGCACACTTCTTTATTCGGCGACCGATCTTTGCTTGGGTCATCGCCATCGTCATCATGCTGGGCGGTGGCCTTGCAATCACCACGCTGTCGATTTCCCAATATCCGGAAATTGCGCCCCCGACGGTGCGCATCAGCGCAAGCTACACCGGGGCAAGCGCCGACACTGTGCGCAAAACCGTGACGCAGATCATCGAAGACGCAATGACCGGCCTTGACGGGCTGACCTACATGACATCGTCGTCAACCACAGGGTCTGCAAGCGTCACCCTGACATTCGACAACAGCGTCAACTCCGACATTGCCCAGGTTCAGGTTCAAAACAAACTGCAACTTGTTACCTCGCAGTTGCCTTCCGTGGTTCAGGACCTCGGCATTTCAGTCACCAAATCCACGTCGAGTATCCTGCTCGTCGGCGCACTTGTGTCGACGGATGGCAAGCGCTCTTCCGCTGATCTCGGCGACATCTTCTCCACGCAGATCGAAGATCAGGTGAAGCGCCTGGAAGGCGTCGGCGACATCAATGCGTTCGGCTCCGCCTATGCCATGCGCATCTGGCTCGATCCGTTCAAGCTGAGGAAATTTCAGCTGACGCCAGCCGATGTGACCTCGGCGATCCAGTCGCAGAACACCCAGGTTTCCGTTGGTTCGGTCGGCGGGCTTCCCGCCGTGGAAGGCCAGCAGATCAACGTCACGATGACGGCACAGAGCCAGTTGACGACGGTACCTGATTTCGAGCGCATTCTTCTCAAGGCGGACACGACGGGTGCAAATGTCCGCCTCAGCGACGTTGCACGCGTCGAGATCGGTCAGGAAACCTACTCATCGACGTCGCGCTCGAACCGCCAACCCGCGTCTGGTTTTGCGGTGAACCTTGCAACAGGAGCCAACGCGCTCGATACGGCGGCACTCGTCAAATCCAAGCTGGACCAGCTCGCACCGGCGCTGCCGCAGAACGTCAAGATCATCTATCCCTACGACACCACGCCTTTCGTTTCGCTTTCCATCGAGAAGGTCGTTCACACGCTCATCGAAGCCATCGTGCTCGTCTTCGTCGTGTTGCTCGTTTTCCTCCAGAACCTGCGCGCCACCTTCATTCCGATGATTGCCGTTCCAGTGGTACTGCTGGGTACGTTCGGAATTTTGGCCCTGACCGGATATTCGATCAATACGCTGACGATGTTTGCGATGGTGTTGGCTATCGGCCTTCTGGTCGATGACGCAATCGTCGTCGTCGAAAACGTCGAGCGCATCATGTCGGAAGAGGGCCTGGGGCCGCTCGAAGCGACTGAAAAGTCGATGGGGGAAATTACCGGTGCCATCATCGGCATCGCCCTTGTTCTCACCGCCGTGTTTATTCCGATGGCCTTTTTCGGCGGCTCGACGGGTATCATCTACCGCCAGTTCTCCATCACCATCGTTTCGGCGATGCTGCTGTCTGCACTGGTTGCCATCGTGCTCACGCCTGCGCTTTGCGCAACGATGCTGAAGCCGATCAATCACGACAAAAAGGGCCGAGGCCCCGGTGCATGGTTCAACAGGGGATTCGATCGCACGACGAACGGATATGTCGGTTCGGTTGGGTATTTGCTGAAGCGGCCTTTGCGTGTCCTCATCATGTTCGCAATCGTCATGGGCGGATGCGCATGGTTCTTCACCCGCCTCCCCACGTCCTTCCTGCCGCAGGAAGATCAGGGCGTCTTGATGACGATCGTCCAATTGCCGAATGGTTCGACCAGCCCGCAGACCGCCAAGATCATCGAAAAAGTCGAGAACTATTATCTCGACGATGAAAAGGACGTCATTGAAAGCGTGTTTGCGGTCAATGGCTTCAGCTTTACCGGCAGTGGCCAGAGCTATGCGATGGTTTTTGCCAAGCTGAAGGACTTCGATCTGCGCACCGACCCGAAAATGGCGGCCTCCGCCATCGTGCAGCGCGCCATGGGTAAATTCATGACCTTCCGCGAAGCGCAGGTCTTCCCGATTCTGCCGCCAGCGATCCAGGGAATGGGCAACTCCAGCGGCTTCTCCATGTATCTGGTCGATAGCGGAAACCAAGGCAGCGACGCGCTCGTTGCCGCCTCCAAGCAGGTCATCCAGACTGCAAATTCCAGTGGCAAGGTGGCCGCAATGCGCGCCAACGACCGCGATCAGGAAAGCCAAGTAAAGCTTGATCTGGACCAGGAGAAGCTCGGCGCGATGGGCCTGAACATTTCCGAGGTCAATTCCATGCTGACCACGATTTTCGCCGGTAGCCGGGTCAACGACTTCACGCTCAACAACAAGATCAAGAAGGTCTACGTCCAGGCGGACGCGCCTTACCGTATGCAGGCGGAAGATCTGAAATACTGGAATGCCCGCAACGCGGGCAGCGAGATGGTGCCGTTTACGTCCTTTGCGACGGCGAAATGGGTGAATGGTCTGCCATCGGTATCCGCTTTCAACGCGGCCAACGCCTTCTCGATGGAAGGGGCAGCACCTCCTGGCGTCAGTTCGGGCGATGCCATGAACGAGGTGGAAAAGATCGTTTCGCAGATGGAGGGTGGTTACTCGGTTGCATGGACCGGCATTTCCTATCAGGAACGCCTGTCGGGCTCGCAGGCGCCGTTGCTTTACGCCCTCTCCGTTCTCATCGTCTTCCTCTGCCTTTCGGCGCTTTACGAAAGCTGGTCGATCCCGTTCTCCGTCATCATGGCGGTGCCGGTCGGCGTGTTGGGTGCGCTTTTTGCAGCCGATATCTTCGGTCAATCCAACGACGTCTATTTCAAGGTTGGACTGCTGACGACAATCGGGCTTGCGGCGAAAAACGCGATCCTGATCGTGGAGTTTGCGAAAGAGCGGCAGGAACATGGACTGAGCTTGCTGGATGCCACTCTGGAAGCCGCAAAGCTGCGTCTGCGACCGATCATCATGACGTCTTTGGCCTTCATTCTGGGCGTCGTGCCACTGGCAATCGCCAGCGGCGCGGGCTCTGCGGCGCAGAATGCGATCGGTATTGGGGTGTTGGGTGGTATGCTTTCTGCAACACTGCTCGGAATTTTCTTCATTCCGTCGTTTTTCGTCATGATTCGACGCCTATCTAAACGTTAA
- a CDS encoding efflux transporter outer membrane subunit, translating into MPSIRATIPLTLLLLSGCVVGPDHKAPDIQLPAKFAEGGKASNGDVATVAWWNAFNDSRLNGYVSTGLAQNLTVLQAIERINQAESQITVAGAGALPSLTGSGSHTTSQTKGSFPGTNRSVQNTSSGALDASWLLDLFGQYRRAKESASASLDAAYSTADVQRLTLISSVVSAYIDVRYYQERLAIARANLKSRRETLDLTKLQLEAGAASRLDVVQSEGLVNSTLADMPGLETSFRQAAHRIATLLGMPASSLVVELQRGARQPVARKTPLTGIPADLIRNRPDIRVAERNLAAAVAEIGVAESRLYPSITISGSISPSYVNLSNNGSRGTSNSWSFGPSLVLPIFDGGSLRANVDIAKSSAREQYLAWKATVLNGIEEVENALAAVTRDKQTEDALRRTVKSYQEALSLATASYRDGASSLLDVLDAQRQVSTAQANLATAVQTTAQDYVRLSVALGGGYAVGAPTTSSNSIMAANTPKGM; encoded by the coding sequence ATGCCGTCTATTCGCGCTACCATTCCTCTGACGTTGCTTCTCCTGTCAGGCTGTGTTGTCGGCCCGGACCATAAAGCACCGGACATTCAGCTTCCCGCCAAATTTGCCGAGGGCGGAAAAGCCTCCAACGGTGATGTTGCGACAGTGGCCTGGTGGAACGCGTTCAACGATAGCCGCCTGAACGGATATGTCTCGACGGGTCTGGCGCAGAACCTGACCGTGTTGCAGGCGATCGAGCGTATCAATCAGGCTGAGTCCCAGATCACTGTTGCTGGTGCGGGCGCTCTTCCAAGCCTGACCGGTTCCGGCAGCCATACGACGTCGCAGACGAAGGGCAGCTTCCCAGGCACGAACCGCAGCGTCCAGAACACATCGAGCGGTGCGCTTGATGCGTCATGGCTGCTCGACCTGTTCGGCCAATACCGCCGCGCCAAGGAAAGCGCTTCCGCTTCGCTCGACGCCGCCTATTCCACCGCAGACGTCCAGCGCCTGACGCTGATCTCGTCGGTGGTATCGGCTTATATCGACGTTCGCTACTATCAGGAGCGCCTGGCAATCGCCCGTGCAAACCTGAAGTCCCGCCGCGAAACGCTTGATCTGACCAAGCTTCAGCTGGAAGCTGGCGCAGCGTCGCGTCTCGATGTCGTCCAGTCCGAAGGTCTGGTCAACTCGACACTTGCCGACATGCCGGGTCTGGAAACAAGCTTCCGTCAGGCGGCCCACCGCATCGCGACATTGCTCGGCATGCCGGCATCGTCGCTGGTTGTCGAATTGCAGCGCGGCGCACGTCAGCCTGTCGCCCGCAAGACGCCGCTCACAGGCATTCCTGCAGATCTCATTCGCAACCGTCCTGACATTCGTGTGGCCGAGCGCAATCTCGCAGCTGCCGTCGCAGAAATCGGCGTTGCCGAATCGCGCCTCTATCCAAGCATCACGATCAGCGGCTCGATTTCGCCAAGCTACGTGAACCTGTCCAACAACGGTTCGCGCGGCACATCGAACTCTTGGTCCTTCGGCCCAAGCCTCGTTCTGCCGATCTTCGATGGCGGTAGCCTGCGCGCCAATGTCGACATCGCCAAGTCGTCTGCTCGCGAGCAGTATCTGGCATGGAAGGCAACCGTGCTGAACGGCATCGAGGAAGTCGAAAACGCGCTTGCCGCAGTCACTCGCGACAAGCAGACGGAAGATGCGCTTCGCAGAACCGTCAAGTCCTACCAGGAAGCCCTCTCGCTCGCGACAGCAAGCTACCGCGACGGCGCGTCTTCTCTGCTCGACGTTCTCGATGCGCAGCGCCAGGTCTCGACAGCCCAGGCCAATCTCGCAACTGCGGTTCAGACGACAGCTCAGGACTATGTGCGGTTGAGCGTAGCGCTTGGCGGCGGTTATGCCGTCGGCGCGCCGACGACATCGTCGAACAGCATCATGGCAGCCAACACGCCAAAGGGAATGTAA
- the efp gene encoding elongation factor P, with amino-acid sequence MVKVIASSVRKGNVIDVDGKLYVVLTANNFHPGKGTPVTQVDMRRISDGVKVSERWRTTEQVERAFVEDLNFQFLYEDGEGFHFMNPENYDQVVVDAETMGDQKAYLQEGMTCVLSIHEGLPLAVILPRHVTLEIVETEPVVKGQTASSSYKPAMLSNGIRTMVPPHVDAGIRVVIATEDNSYVERAKN; translated from the coding sequence ATGGTCAAGGTTATCGCCTCATCCGTTCGCAAGGGCAATGTCATCGACGTCGATGGCAAGCTCTATGTCGTTCTCACCGCCAACAACTTCCACCCCGGCAAGGGCACGCCGGTGACGCAGGTCGATATGCGCCGCATTTCGGACGGCGTAAAGGTTTCCGAGCGCTGGCGCACGACCGAGCAGGTTGAGCGCGCGTTCGTTGAAGACCTGAATTTCCAGTTCCTCTACGAAGACGGTGAAGGCTTCCACTTCATGAACCCGGAAAACTACGACCAGGTCGTCGTTGACGCGGAAACAATGGGTGACCAGAAGGCCTATCTTCAGGAAGGCATGACCTGCGTTCTGTCGATCCATGAAGGTCTGCCTTTGGCCGTCATTCTTCCTCGCCATGTCACTCTTGAGATCGTCGAGACTGAACCGGTCGTCAAGGGCCAGACGGCATCGTCGTCCTATAAGCCTGCCATGCTGTCCAACGGCATCCGCACCATGGTGCCTCCGCATGTCGACGCCGGTATTCGCGTCGTTATCGCGACGGAAGACAATTCCTACGTCGAACGCGCCAAGAACTGA
- the epmA gene encoding EF-P lysine aminoacylase EpmA, with protein sequence MGNSLNMTSPWWTPDVHMDRRPFLLGRNAIQAAFRGFFARHDFIEVDTSTLQVSPGNEANLHAFATTGITTSAEHAPLYLHTSPEFACKKLLAAGEKRIACFAHVYRNRERGPLHHPEFTMLEWYRAGETYQTLMNDSAQLLGLAAETAKTKTFSYLGREVDPFLEPERVSVAEAFQRFAGIDILASVDHSGETDRDHLALLTKAAGIRVSDDDSWADIFSRVIVQRVEPQLGFGRATILDEYPTSEAALARRSPGDSRVAERFELYACGVELANAFGELTNAGEQRLRFETEMREKQRIYGETYPIDEDFLAALAIMPEASGIALGFDRLVMLATGAPRIDLVMWAPVAAYGS encoded by the coding sequence ATGGGTAACAGCCTCAACATGACGTCTCCCTGGTGGACACCGGATGTCCACATGGATCGCCGTCCGTTTCTTTTGGGGCGCAACGCCATTCAGGCCGCGTTCCGGGGCTTTTTTGCGAGACACGATTTCATCGAGGTTGATACTTCGACCTTGCAGGTTTCGCCCGGCAACGAAGCCAATCTTCACGCCTTCGCAACAACGGGCATTACGACCAGCGCCGAACACGCCCCGCTTTATCTCCACACCTCGCCGGAATTCGCCTGCAAGAAACTGCTGGCTGCCGGCGAAAAACGGATTGCCTGCTTTGCCCATGTCTATCGTAACCGGGAGCGCGGGCCGCTGCACCACCCGGAATTCACCATGCTGGAATGGTACCGTGCAGGCGAAACCTATCAGACGCTGATGAATGATAGCGCACAGTTGCTGGGGCTTGCGGCTGAAACTGCGAAGACCAAAACGTTCAGCTACCTCGGGCGCGAGGTCGATCCCTTTCTGGAGCCGGAACGCGTCAGCGTCGCCGAAGCCTTTCAGCGCTTTGCCGGTATAGATATTCTGGCATCCGTCGATCATTCCGGCGAGACCGATCGCGATCATCTCGCCCTCCTCACAAAAGCTGCAGGCATCCGCGTCTCGGATGATGACAGCTGGGCCGATATCTTCAGCCGCGTCATCGTGCAGCGCGTCGAGCCGCAACTCGGCTTTGGACGTGCGACGATACTGGATGAATATCCGACCAGTGAGGCGGCGCTTGCGCGGCGATCTCCCGGCGACAGCCGCGTGGCAGAGCGTTTCGAGCTTTACGCGTGCGGTGTGGAACTGGCCAACGCATTTGGTGAACTGACCAATGCTGGCGAGCAACGCCTTCGCTTCGAAACGGAAATGCGTGAGAAGCAGCGTATCTACGGAGAGACCTACCCCATCGATGAGGACTTTCTGGCCGCTCTTGCCATCATGCCGGAAGCGAGCGGCATCGCCCTCGGCTTCGACCGTCTGGTGATGCTGGCCACGGGCGCACCGCGCATCGATCTGGTCATGTGGGCACCCGTTGCGGCTTACGGCTCATGA
- a CDS encoding lysine-2,3-aminomutase-like protein, which produces MTTRGLKSAQDLFDAGLVDEAALSRIRPVADRYAVAVTPAMANLIDIKDEADPIGLQFIPSEEELHHTPDERADPIGDEAHSPVHGIVHRYPDRVLLKAVHICPVYCRFCFRREMVGPQGNGTMTGDELNAALSYITAHEEIWEVILTGGDPLVLSPRRLASIMEGLREIPHVKIVRFHTRVPVVEPDRIDADLIAALKSSGKTIYVALHANHVRELTDDARAACGRLIDAGISMVSQTVLLKGINDDPQILADLMRGFVETRVKPYYLHHPDLAPGTSHFRVDIEEGQRIVAAMRGRVSGLCQPTYVLDIPGGHGKAVIGPNAATKHADGCYSVSDFNGRDHVYPPQEN; this is translated from the coding sequence ATGACGACACGCGGCCTGAAATCAGCGCAGGACTTGTTTGACGCCGGTCTGGTGGACGAAGCCGCCTTGTCGCGCATCCGTCCTGTGGCCGATCGTTACGCCGTGGCCGTCACGCCTGCGATGGCCAACCTTATCGACATCAAGGATGAGGCCGATCCTATCGGCTTGCAGTTCATTCCAAGCGAAGAAGAGCTTCATCACACACCGGATGAGCGCGCCGATCCCATCGGTGACGAGGCCCATAGCCCAGTACACGGCATCGTTCACCGTTATCCCGACCGCGTGCTTCTCAAGGCTGTTCATATCTGCCCGGTCTACTGCCGCTTCTGCTTCCGTCGCGAAATGGTGGGGCCGCAGGGCAACGGCACGATGACTGGCGACGAACTGAATGCTGCACTCTCTTACATCACGGCGCATGAAGAAATCTGGGAGGTCATTTTGACCGGTGGGGACCCGCTCGTGCTGTCGCCCCGTCGGTTGGCGTCCATCATGGAAGGCCTGCGGGAAATACCGCATGTCAAAATCGTTCGTTTTCATACCCGCGTTCCCGTGGTCGAACCTGACCGTATCGATGCAGACCTGATCGCAGCGCTGAAATCCAGCGGCAAGACCATTTACGTCGCGCTCCACGCCAACCACGTGAGGGAACTAACGGATGATGCGCGGGCAGCCTGCGGGCGGTTGATCGATGCCGGTATTTCCATGGTCAGCCAGACCGTGCTGCTGAAGGGTATCAATGACGACCCGCAAATCCTGGCCGACCTGATGCGTGGTTTCGTGGAAACCCGTGTGAAGCCCTATTATCTCCATCACCCCGATCTTGCGCCCGGCACCAGCCACTTCCGGGTCGATATCGAGGAAGGGCAGCGCATCGTTGCCGCCATGCGCGGGCGTGTGTCGGGTCTGTGCCAGCCAACCTATGTTCTTGATATCCCCGGCGGACATGGAAAAGCCGTCATCGGTCCGAATGCGGCAACGAAACATGCCGACGGTTGCTATTCGGTTTCGGATTTCAACGGCAGGGATCATGTCTATCCCCCACAAGAAAATTAA
- a CDS encoding Lrp/AsnC family transcriptional regulator: MKPIFVQLQCTPGKTYEVADAIYKTELVSEIYSTSGEYDLLLKVYLSPEQDTGKFINEHIVSIPGIVRSLTTLTFTAF; this comes from the coding sequence ATGAAGCCTATTTTCGTTCAGCTTCAGTGCACGCCCGGCAAGACCTATGAAGTCGCCGATGCCATTTACAAGACGGAACTCGTGTCCGAGATTTATTCCACCAGCGGAGAATACGATCTTCTGCTGAAGGTTTACCTGTCGCCCGAACAGGACACCGGGAAGTTCATTAACGAGCATATCGTCAGCATTCCCGGCATCGTGCGGTCCTTGACGACGCTGACATTTACGGCGTTCTGA
- a CDS encoding NAD(P)/FAD-dependent oxidoreductase — MYNDPRSHGLWEKTAPKPPVTTPLENNATADVVVVGGGFTGLSAAFHLAQRGIRVTVLEGKEIGFGGAGRNVGLINGGMWVMPQELPGVLGPVYGERLLDLLGNAPFVVRELIEKNDIQCELEKNGTLHCAVGDKGLAEIRERCAQWAARGAPVRVLNAEETADRIGSHAYSGALLDERAGTLQPLAYVRGLAQAAQRAGVTIHTSSPVIDAQPDGDGWTVKTARASVRADWIIVATEAYSTGPWKIIREEQVYLPYFNIATRPLGDNLRKTILPNREGCWDTREILSSFRMDQAGRLVFGSVGALRNTGTTVHRAWAQRSLKRLFPQLGDIDFECEWYGQIGMTDNAVPRFHRFAKNVIGFSGYNGRGIAPGTVFGKTLAAHVAGDIKEDDLPLPATEPRAQNLRAIKEAYYETGAQIAHFTGERF, encoded by the coding sequence ATGTACAATGATCCTCGCTCCCACGGCCTGTGGGAAAAAACCGCGCCGAAACCACCCGTCACAACGCCGCTGGAAAACAACGCAACAGCAGATGTCGTCGTCGTAGGCGGTGGTTTTACCGGCCTTTCTGCAGCATTTCATCTGGCGCAACGTGGCATCCGCGTCACGGTTCTGGAGGGCAAGGAGATCGGTTTTGGCGGCGCGGGCCGCAATGTCGGTCTGATCAACGGCGGCATGTGGGTTATGCCCCAGGAATTGCCGGGTGTGCTAGGCCCTGTCTATGGCGAGCGGCTGCTGGATCTCTTGGGCAACGCGCCGTTTGTCGTTCGCGAGCTGATCGAAAAAAACGACATCCAGTGCGAACTGGAAAAGAACGGAACGCTCCACTGCGCCGTGGGTGACAAGGGTCTCGCGGAAATTCGCGAACGCTGCGCTCAATGGGCCGCGCGCGGTGCGCCGGTGCGTGTTCTGAATGCCGAGGAAACCGCAGACCGCATCGGCTCTCACGCCTATAGCGGCGCCCTTCTCGATGAGCGTGCCGGAACACTCCAGCCCCTAGCCTATGTCCGAGGGCTGGCACAAGCGGCACAGCGCGCGGGCGTCACCATCCACACGTCCAGCCCGGTCATCGATGCGCAACCGGACGGAGACGGCTGGACCGTCAAAACTGCCAGAGCATCTGTGCGGGCCGACTGGATCATCGTCGCAACCGAGGCCTACAGCACCGGACCCTGGAAAATCATTCGTGAGGAACAGGTCTACCTCCCCTATTTCAACATCGCGACGCGGCCTCTTGGCGACAATCTAAGAAAGACCATTTTGCCGAACCGTGAAGGCTGCTGGGACACCAGGGAAATCCTTTCCTCCTTCCGCATGGATCAGGCCGGACGACTGGTCTTCGGCAGCGTCGGCGCGCTTCGCAACACCGGCACCACCGTTCATCGCGCATGGGCCCAACGCTCGCTCAAGCGCCTCTTCCCGCAACTCGGTGACATCGATTTCGAATGCGAGTGGTACGGCCAGATCGGCATGACGGATAACGCCGTGCCGCGCTTTCATAGGTTCGCGAAAAACGTCATCGGCTTTAGCGGCTACAATGGCCGCGGCATCGCACCCGGCACCGTCTTCGGCAAAACCCTCGCTGCCCACGTCGCAGGCGACATCAAGGAAGACGATCTGCCCCTTCCAGCCACGGAGCCCAGGGCGCAGAACCTGCGCGCCATCAAGGAAGCTTACTACGAAACCGGCGCGCAGATCGCGCATTTTACCGGCGAGCGGTTTTAG